The Arvicola amphibius chromosome 5, mArvAmp1.2, whole genome shotgun sequence genome contains the following window.
AACAGGTTCCCCGCAGGCAGGTCTGTAGGAGACAGTCTTCTTTTAGTCATTTAATTAATCGAGGTAGAAAGACCCACCCTCAATGTGGGTGGTTCCAGTTCATGGACAGGGCCCTAGACTGTGTACGAGTGAAGAAAGCCAGCGGCATTTGGGTtggacaacctgagttcaatctccaggacccacctgatagaaatgagagaaaggatTGCTTGAGGTTGTCCTCtatcctccacacacacactcatctgtGCTGGAACACGCACACATCAGATGTGGTGCAGGGACCAGCCCCAGCAGAGAAGTGGGGCTCGAATCTGGGACGTCTGGAAGGAGAAGTGAGTACACAAACATGGTTCTGATGCGAGCTGACAGGCTATCAGCTGCAGGGCaggtttttctccttcctctctctgccctgagcTTCGAACCTCagtcttttattgtaaattttacacaaggaaaatgattctttttttttcttgccacagGCTAATCATTACCTGGGCAAAGCAGTTCACAGGAAGTATaaagattctttgaaatcagaacatcatcattcattatgacattttcccaGTTCCCAAGCCCCACGCCAGCCACTATATTCTTAATTCTCAGCTGAGTTAATCATAAAACAGCTTCTGAGGCTTTCACCGCAGAGGCAGACTACCTGCAGTTACAGAAGCATAGTTCAGTGGGTTTTACTGCATTGTCGCACCTTTCCCACTGTTCCTCACAATTCCAACACGTGTCATTTTGATTTATAGGGCTATAGGCAGTCAGCCCCAAAGGTTCTTCAGAAACTTTATTCATCATAGCCAAGTTCTTTTCCATTTcagtataattctttttttcttttttttttttttttttttggtttttcgagacagggtttctctgcagcttttttagagcctgtcctggaactagctcttgtagaccaggctggcctcgaactcagagaggatatatatatgtataattcttTTGCCAAGTTTCATAATTAGGCAAAGAACAATTTCTGCATTTTCcccaaatccccccccccaattctttCATCAGACAGTTTTCCCCATGACCTGCtttacagctttagagcctgccaGCTCTATCAGATCAGAAGGTTCATATTATCGTACAGCACATTCATATTTTCAGAAGCCACTGGTGTGGAagggaaaaagaacatgaagagcAAGTACACTAGTAGAATTGCTATAACCAGAATCATCTGTAACATTGCGAAATGCTTATGCAGACGCCATGGAAGTGGTCCTCGGGGGCACGTAGGTGTTTCCTCCTTGGCCCTCAAGTGGCACTCATTTAGCTGCCACTGGGTTTCCTGGAGGGAATTGCTTCCTGCATCTCAGAATCCGCGTGTGGAGGAGGTTTATGCTTTGCCATCTCCGGCAGTGTGGCATACGCACAAtatttgtaaaaaacaaaaatggggtTCAGCCATTAAGTgtagctgctgctcttccagaatactggagttcgattcccagcactcacatttgGCTACTTGcatctccagaggacccaacatcCTCCTCCAAACTCCTTAGCGGCACACCCGTGCATGTGGTgcgcatacacataaataataattctTGCTGAATATGGTGACATATTCCTTTAAcgccagcacttaagaggcagaggcaggaaggtctttgtgagttctaggccagtctggtctacgtagAGAGCCCCAGGCCAGTGTTGGggtgggctacataatgagactgtctTAAACGAACGAAAATTCCATAATAAGAAGATAACACATTATGAGAATATTGTTGCCAGTACTTCATAAGGAACGTGGAGTATGAGTTCGCTggaaaaaaggaaatcaaaggtGAGTGATATTTGATGGCAATTCACAGGGTTTAAGTTTGGCAGCCTGTACTCTAGACAAAGAAGGAAGTGTACCTGCGGGCATAAAAGGACTACAATTCCCAGAAGGCCTCAGCGCAGGCTCCCGGCCGGATGCAGTCTCGATTTGAGCACTGCTGGTCAGAGCTGGGCAGGGGTCTCAGGCGACAACGTTCATGGCGTCTCCTAGCAAGGCAGTGATTGTTCCCGGGAACGGAGGCGGGGATGTGGCCACCCAGGGCTGGTACGGCTGGGTGAGAAAGGGACTGGAGCAGGTAAGGAATTTCAGCCACTGCCCTTCGGTCAGCTTGGCGcggagcggagggagggaggacgatGGGCGAGGCTCGAGCCTGTGCCCACCTTCCTCCAGATGAGCACAGTGTGGGAGTACTCGACGATGCTAGCACCTCAAGCCTTAGATCTAAACTAGTGGCGAGGGAGGATCTTGCCTGGCGAAGCAGCCCAAAAAGCTGAGGTCTCAGTTCTTGAGACTGAGAGGAACCCTGCTATACAGAGAATGCCCCCTCCCTACCCCAATCTGCTGCCAGTTCAGATTCGAGCCTTCCcagataattttatgtttatattattttcgattttttaaaaaaattcaccacGTAACCTTTGATATATACAAAGGATGTATATAACGTGTAATACGCTACCaaactgaccaaaaaaaaaaaaaaatcggtgcTATTCAAACCCAAGGCCTTTGATTGTGTGCCATTGAGCTACACTCTTCGCCCAAATTAAACTCTAGAATATTGCCAGTATCTTCTaactgatctgcctgcctcctgtccCATCCCTATGACAGTCTGTAGTACATTTTGCTTCTCTTTATTGTATGTGGGAGGTGCttgtggaggtgagaagacaaTTTTGTGTAACCagttctctttctacctttacatgggtctgggaatcgaactcaggagcCCATGTGTATAATCTTGTATGATATCGTTTAATTTAGCTTCTGTGTGAGCTTCATAGAAGCAGCATCGCACCCTAGCTCATCCTGTGCTGCTTGACTTTTAAGAAAAGAAGCTCCCTTTCATCGTCTGGCAGCTAGACAGTTTCCTGCTTTGGCCTCTAGAACAGAATTTCAGGAGAAAATAGAGTCCATTTGGAATATAACTTCAGGGTTGCGGCTGAAAGCTATGGGCAAAGCTACCAAACTCCAAGGTCCGGCTGGAAATGGCCAGTAGGGTGGGATGCCCAACTTTCTCTATGGTGtatctatattattttttttactttctttctggaACGCAGTCTGTTTGCTCAGGTCATTCTGTCTCTAGCACATCCGCTTGGGCCTTCTCTGTAGATGGAGGCCCTAAGGATAAGCAGGTTGCAAGTGCAGACACAGGTCTCTGTGGAGGTCTACAAAACATGGGCGTATATTCATCTGTCACACAGCTTAATCCATCTCATTTCACAACCAGCAAATACTTACTGAATTGAGCAAGATCACATCAggtgtcacttttttttttttttttttttttagttttagttggAATTAAGCTCTTTATTATAGCTTTTTCTTCCCCCTTAAATCTCAGGTTCCGGGTTTCCAGTGTCTGGCTAGAAACATGCCTGACCCAAGTAAGTTTTAAACTTGCTTTTCAAAAGCCTCATCCATTAGAGTTTGAGCTCACCatctgggggtgaggggagggaagctGGAATATCATAGTGAAAGAACAAAGATAAATACATATTAAGAACAAATAAAGCAAGGAGCTCCAGGAGGCAGGTGTAAGCCAAAAAATATGGAAGATTTTaggaaaaaccaagaaaagcacCTGGGcatggtaaaattttatttttttactttgtaagCTAGCAACTTTATTTTCCCTGTTGAATGTCTGCAGACATTTTCAAGCACAATGTAGGTAAAATTACAGATAAAATAAAGCCTTACAGTTGAGTtcctaattatttaaaaatataagatttcCTCCTTTTGTTATGTGTGCATCTTGGTTcaggaaagaaatatatattatacatgggTTTTAGAACGTTGTCAAGAggttttgtgcgtgtgtgtgtgtgtgtgtgttgtgtgtatgtttctcagTCCTGAGACTGAACCTAGGGGTCTCACACATCCTGGGCAAGTGTTCTGCCTCTGAACGGTATCTCTACCTTGTGGGTATTTGTTTGCgaagtttaaatttttacatgaaaatttCAGAGTTGAGAGGTCAGTatgtggtatatgcctttaaatCCGACAGTTGGGAGCCTGTGACAAGGGAATTCTGATGTGGGCTGCACAGCAAATTACAtactagcctgtgctacatagtgaggctctttctcgaaaaagaaaaatgggtgaGGGGGAAGCTTCGTAATgtattatttccctttttaatttttattttattttttatttttttaataagaacGTGGTGGGGGAAGCAAAGCTCTTCACTAAAACCTTAAGACAGAGATCTTAGGCTCTGATAACAGCCTCATCCCCCCACTTCCACCTCAGTCTAAAGTGGTGAGCTGCTGTCCATTAGAGGTGGGTCAGCATCACTGGTTGGGTACCAGTTGGGTACTCCCCCTCTGAGTACCAGACTGTTTTACCCTGAACACAGTTACAGCCCGGGAGAGCATCTGGCTGCCCTTCATGGAGACAGAACTGCACTGTGATGAGAAGACCATCATCATAGGCCACAGTTCCGGGGCTATCGCAGCCATGAGGTATGACCCTGTGGGACTGCTGCCCCAGGTGTGGTCTGTAGTCACGCTTGCTGGGGAAATAGTTGTGTTTCTTAAGTTTCCATTGAAGAGGAACAGTGCTGACCTCAAAAGTGGTAACCTAATCTGCCCTaatttcttccttgtttgttAAGGGATTGGAAGAAACAGATTTTTACCAGGTGCAGTGATCCTTTTAAAGTTTCTGTAGCTCCGAAGCTTCCTGTTGCTCAGCTGTTTCCCTtcacccctttcctcctcccaaccAGGCATGCTGACGTCATTGCAGTTCCTGGAAAATGCCAAGTACACACTTGCCTTCCTTATCCTGCTCAGCCTTCTAGCAGGGACACTGTCTTAAAAGCTGCCTGACTTTCTCTTACCGTGTTTCTGCTTGAATGTTCTATTTTGGGTGAGATCTTTAACAATTCCATATAAAAGAGAAGCCTCACTCTGCTAGCTCCTATCTCCTCTGTATTCCATTACCTATAGTGCTTTATCATCTAATATACATTGATTTCTTATCTGCCCCTATTAATTTAATAGAAGCTCCATGCAGGTGGGACTTTGTTCAAGGAATCGCAGTGCCTAGGAGAGAGTGTAACATAGTAGATGTTCAATAAGTACCTCCTGGAGAATGGAGGTTGCTTCCCCTACCTACCTACAACCCCTCCCCCAATCCTTGGGATTCACAGTACACACATTTGCTTCTATCAAAATCTCCTACCTTCCCCACTAGCCTAGGGGGTAAGGGATTAGCTGGCCAACTGTTTCATGTTGGGCTTCTTCCATATTTCCTCCTACCCTGGTAACAAAGTCTGTTCCAAGCAGTTATTCAAAATGTCATGCGAATTGTATGTCATGGAATCTTGCCACATTTTATGACCTTTCAGCTACACAGGTCAAGGGGATGGGTTGTAGCATACTCTGTCCTTTTGTTTACCAGCCATTGGTAAAGATGGATATCTTCTAAGTCTTCTGAATTTATCAGGATTGTCAGCAGCCTTCTAAAAATTGGCTTCTAAAGTTAGGAGTGGCAAAGAAAAATGATGCCCAAACCATCAGTGTAAGGGTGTGAAGAAACAGGGAGCTAGTACAATCATAAGGGACATGCTAGCTGATTTATTAACTACTAAGGGATATTGATCTTTCTCAATAGAAAGTGCTGGGAACACCTTAACAAGCAATCAAACAGTATCATTGATAGTGGGACACACATCATGTGTCCCTGAAGTGATGAGGCTATCTTGCCAAAAATATATAATCTCAGTTTAACTATGAGAAAATGAATTTAGCTTAGGGAACTTACCTGAACTTTATAAAGAATATAGGCAGCAATATATGATTGGGTATAATAACGGTACTAAGGTTATTCGTAGGGGACATGTACTAAGGTAAGTGTAAAGGGTGGCAACCCCAGTCAGTCTGGGTGGGGCTTTTCCTGTCATGTCTTCTGTGGTTTGATATTTCTTGAGTAACGAGGAGGGGGTGGGAGAACTTTATTCTCAAGAATGAAACTCTAGCCCTAAACATTTCCTCTTCAAAGGTCTCAGTCTTTCCTTGGCCTGCTCTTGGCAGAGCGAGGGCATCTGTAGATAGTGGTCTGGTGGTCTACAGAGGGTGCTGTTCACAGAGCAGTAAGGCTTTCCTACCTGTAAGGAGACAGTGATCGTTTGTCTGGGCGTGGGGACAGTTGTAAAACGACACAATGAGGAACACATGTACAGGGGCAGCGGAAGTACTTTTCTGGCATTGTCCAGTTTTTCTTACATTGCAGGTTCCTGGGCCTTAATCCCATTTCTCTGAATTCCATGCTCTGGGGCCGAGTCTAGGATCTCATCGGAATGTAGACCGAATAAGCAGTGCTGATGCACACTAAAGGTGGACGAGTGCACACAGCAGTGAATGTCTTCTTGCTTGCATCTGTCTCAGTAGCATATACCTCCTTTCTGTGAACTCAAATCAGATAGCTTACTGCTTTTCAGATTTAATAAGACCATATATTACTGACACTATCTTTCTCATGCCAGGTATGCAGAGACACATCAGGTATATGCTCTTATACTGGTGTCTGCATACACATCAGACTTGGGAGATGAAAACGAGCGTGCAAGTGGTAAGTCTTTAGGGAGAACACCCAGGAAAGCCCTTCTCTAGGCACGGGATAGAGTGCTCAAGTTACAAAGTAGTTATTCTCTCTCAGAAAGCCCTAAAAATATAACagcaaatttatcttttatatattttatataatatttataaatttatacatttatattatatataattatataatatataaatttatattatataaaactatataaatttatatttatattatataacatatataatataaagtgaGACATTTTCCACCTATTTTTTCCAATCTGAAGTCTAGAATGAATCCCAGGACCTGGTTTTACTCGAGCCTCTTTGTCTTTGCAAGTCAGTATGGTATCAAGTCCTACAGATAGGAAAACCAAAGAATGTCCTGAATATAAGCCCCTGATCCTTTGCACCCCTGTGAGGGCCCCCACTAGATACTTTTAGATATTTAGGGTGTTGATTCGTGCATATCgataggctatttttttttctgtagggtACTTCAGCCGCCCCTGGCAGTGGGAGAAGATCAAGGCCAACTGCCCTCACATTGTACAGTTTGGCTCCACTGATGACCCCTTCCTTCCCTGGAAGGAACAAGAAGAAGTGGCAGATAGGTTGGACGCCAAATTGTACAAATTCACCAACCGTGGTCACTTTCAGAACACAGAGTTTCCTGAACTAATTAGTGCGGTGAAGTCTATGCTAAAAGTACCAGAATAGTTGGGATAACTCCTGCTCTCCAACATTCCAGGATGGGGTAGAACAGTACCCATTACCACACAGTACTAAACTTGAAATGTCTACTTATGCTACAGAAGTGCCTGAAAAACAAGCCTGTTTGAACACTCACACTAAGCTACTAGCATTTTCAGTTCCCGCAGCTTAACTCTTCTTCAAAAGCTGTAACTATAGAAGTATTTTCTGTTTGATAGGGAACACAGAGGGAGTTTGTTTAGCTATCCTGCTGATCCAGGGAGGAAGTCAGAAGTagaaccagacatggtggtatgtctctgtaattccagcacttgaaaaaGCAAGGACCAGGAGGGGAAGGCTAGCctgaccctgtctcaggaaagaaacaGCAAGTAGACTCTGGTATCCTGAGTCTCATTCTTAATTATAACTCAGTAGCTTCTGCAAGGTGTGACCCACTCCCGACATCCTAGTATTTGGGGAGCTGAAGAAGGTAGATCTGGAATTTGAGGCCTACCTAAGCTAAATAtttagtaaaaccctgtctcaaaaaacaaaacaaaaaaacccaaagaaacaaaaactaaacaaatttttatgaaaagtatgagagacaccttttctttttgaagtaaaATTTTCTCTTACTGGGGtaaaaaaacatgattaaaaGTCCAGAATGTTCTTAGAATTCAAAACTCTAGCTGCTGCTTCAAGCTGGCTCAAGATAGCAAACTTCAAATTTGGGTCAGATCCCTGACCCCACCCCAAGTCCTTCTGACAAGACGAGTAAGGAAGTTGCAGGGGACAGATATCTGCATAGCTTGTCATCTTTGTACCAACTTCAGGTAGACTCGCAGGATCAGGGCATTGGGAGTGCTGCAGTACAGGAATGTGACAAGTGTTGGTCTTTTTTCTAAGCTGGGGACTATATGCATTTAATCCCTACATGAATTATGACAGCTGGCAACTCTGTAATTGAACGATTTGGAAAAGCTACAAGACAAAGACCAAGTTATCCATTTGTAAATCTAGTCATAAACGTTTTAGATTCTCTATAGtacaggcagtggtggggcacacctttaatcccagcacttgggaggtggatttctgtgagttcaaggcatggtctacagagcaagttctaggacaggttacacaaagaaaaagaaaaaagaaaaagaaaaagcctaagATAACCAAAATTAACGTAAGGGAACAATTTGTACTGTAAGTTTTAAGTTATCTTCCAAAAGAACTTTCCACAATGCAAGTTCAATTCTGTAAAGAGGTTAACCTCTTAACTTCTATTGATCATTCAGGCATTccaagatttttctttcattaaaaaaagaaccccttttaaaataatgtacttTATATTAACATACATTGGATTACAAGATggtttcatcatgacattttcactcatgtttttaatgtaaaaaaataaaaacttttatttccCAGGATTTTCTGACTATTGTGATGTCAAAGATCTCCAGTGTACTTAAACTTGGTGATGCAGAGCCTGTGATGGATGCGGAAATGTGAGTTTCCACACTTTTACCCCTAGATGGGGTGCAAAGCTGTTGTGAGATGATGGGGGGCTCTAAATGTGATATAAGTCAGGAGACTCTAACTTTTAACAGGAAGTATCTTTGGAGGAGAGAATCATATAGGTCTAACAGCCCTGGCGGTTctagtactcactctgtagaccaggctggtttcccaaatgctgggattaaatgcgtgtgccaccactacctggcaagtgaatatatttttattctgtggCAGAAAACAAATTGTGaattaatgttatttatatgttaataattttttaagaattcaAAAAAGTGAGTAAATCATTACTAATCTCAAATTCAAGTAGACTCAAACTTGGATTATAGGTTTGGTCCAATCACTGCTAAAATGTCTGCTGACTAGATTAGATatatctattaattttttttttattaaaaatttccatctcctcccgtcctcctcccccttctattaatgtttttaaattaatattttttcctaaCTTTCAAATAAGTTGTTTAAAATCTTAATTACAGACTAATAAATTTCAGTGTGAGATTCAGTAATCTGAGCATACAAGCAGGCGCTCTGTTGagctgcactttttttttttttttttttggttttttgagacaggatttctctatagctttggaacctttcctagaactcactctgtagaccaggctggcctcgaactcagagatccgcctgcctctgccacggCATGTGCCACGAGTGCCCAACTAAACCTTAGTTCTTTAGGCTCTTGTTTCAagtgctggccagccagctggcTCGGGGTCACTGCACTAAACACCAAACAAATATCGACTATTTCCATCATAACAGAAAATGCTACTTGACCAGATGTTACAGCACAAACTTCTGACCCAGCAggagggagatagaggcaggactGAGTTCAAGAGCCTGTCTTACTGGACCACACTGCTGCAGGGCACATTTTGTATTTGTCCTTCACCTGCCATATAGTAAATCTGAAACCACGTTTCTTCCCTTCACTGTTGAGCTGATGGTTGGGCCAGAGGCCTCCACATACCAGGCGTGTGCCCCATCACAGAAATGAACTGTTGATTACCCTGCTTAATTATCACCATCAAAACtcttatataaaacatttattgtcAAATTCTGTAAGAGAAACCACATAACTATTCATTAAAAACCATTACATAGATTTATGAtgtcaaattttgttttgtttttttgagacggggtttctctgtgtattgctggctatcctggaacttgctctgtaggatcaggctggcttcaaactcaaa
Protein-coding sequences here:
- the Rbbp9 gene encoding serine hydrolase RBBP9; its protein translation is MASPSKAVIVPGNGGGDVATQGWYGWVRKGLEQVPGFQCLARNMPDPITARESIWLPFMETELHCDEKTIIIGHSSGAIAAMRYAETHQVYALILVSAYTSDLGDENERASGYFSRPWQWEKIKANCPHIVQFGSTDDPFLPWKEQEEVADRLDAKLYKFTNRGHFQNTEFPELISAVKSMLKVPE